The genomic region GTATACTAGTTTCATCAGTATAGCCCTCAGAACCTGCCATCTGTTGCTGTTGTTCTCGTTTCCTTTGCTCAAAGTATTGCTTTTGCCTTGACAATTACAAGGAAATGCGTAAAAAGTATCAATTGGACAGCATTTTCCACAAAATTAACTAACTGTTTATTGGATTTTATGTTGCCATGCGTGACAGGAAAAtcattgataaaaaataaagcaaagaaaaattagaataagGTTCTGTACCTCTTCTGAGTAGACTTCCTTGACTGAAATTCTCGACAGACAGCATGCACACAAGTAATGTCAGAGCAGAAGTTCTCTATTATTTGGTATAGCAAAAGCAGTTCAAAAtgtcattctcatactcataAGCAGGAAACTGAAGCATACAGAAGTCCTCTGGAAGCAATTAGTTGAAGTTATTAACGTCAATTGCAGCAGAAATTAGCTTGCAGAAGATTCACATGTAAGGAAACTCAACCTTCAGACTAAATCTTTGCTCGGTAGGTAGATGGAAAGGTTTTAACCCAATGTTTATGCTAAAAAGTCGGAAAGTGATTATGAAACTTGGCAAATTACATTGGAAATTTCCATCCTCCCTATCAAGCAAAGCCTAAGTGGCAGACTGATCCTTTTTCAAAAGGTCTGGTCtgaatttagaaaatgatAAGCTGTCTGCAAAATGCAGCCATAGATTCATATAGAGATTCATCCTTATATGCATACATTTGATAGAAATGTAATTTCTCAGTTGAAAGCAGCTAGACGAGTGAGTATAAGAACATTTAGCAGCATTAATATCTCTTGCAACTTCCACAGCAAGTCCAAAGTTGAAACATCGCAAGAACAATCATGAGCTAAAAGCTCAAGCAATCAAAGCATCTGTCTAGCGACAAGTAAAAACCGCTGAGCTCAGACTATGAGGCGGTTGACacacaaaaactaaaaattccaAATAATGCACGCTTACAGTTGTGACTTTCCGTCTTGATCCTCCCATCCATTGCAACATTGTTTGCGTCCGCCGCCGCAGAAAGAATAGAAAAGAATAGTTGAAGAAACCGAGCAAATGAGATGACCTGTGCTGcttagaaattaattaagctcTGAAAATCTAAGAAAGAGTAACGCAAATCGGAAAGCaactttttataatatatatatatatatatatatatatatatatatatatatatatatatatataaatgatatattaatgaattgaAAGTTTGAAACATGGAGTATCGGCTGCATCGCATTTGCAATTTGCAAAGCTATGGATGATTAATTAATCTAGAAAGAGCAGGAAAATTACTAAACTCATAATCTTAATCATACCTGAAGCTGatagaaaaaaatgaattgaaaagctCCGTTAATTTGAATTCCTCAGTCTTCAGAGAAtctggaaagaaagaaaatgaaatccATTCTCAGATGGATGGATCCAACAGCTTTTGTTCAAATCAGAGGCCCGCGAGCTGTTAGTAGCACTTCCCTCATGCTCTGGGATTCCCGCGATCTGTGCGTTCTAATATATATACGTTGGTTTTAAACGGTGATAGTGGTAAGGAGGGAGGGGGCCAGCCTTTTCTCATATGGGCTTAGCCCATTATTTCGAGCCTTCTTTctgactttctttttccttgggCTTAACTTGGTGTTGTGGAATTGGGTATGCTATAAATTGGAAGGAGGCTGGCTTCTGCCCCTTTAATTTGGTATTAGAAAAGTGCAATAACAGCAAGTGATGACAAAATAAGGCTCTCCTCTTGAATTATTCTTTTGAATAACGTATAGATTTTGTtattcaccttttttttttatctgttatcaattgaatttaaattttaaattacttaTCAGAAATAGTATTAGAAGTGGATTTATTACTTTCTTTGTTATTCATCTTGTTATCAGATCCGAGGCCGAAAAAGCTAAACGAGACGCGTGCTATTGCTATATATGACATACAAGTAAAAAAACGAACATCAAACTTATTACAAATCTCGAGTCATCGTTTCAGGTCCATAGATTTTTACACTGTCACACCTCACAAATATAATCAAGACAATGTtccccaatttttttttttttgttttcaactaTCTCGCAGCGAGTTCATAAAATAGGAAAAGTGCCAAGTTAAAACTTCCTTGGCTTTGCAACAATGGTTGAATGCTTCAAAATGTGCAGACTGAACTGTCCACCTTTCTCCGTAGTATCAAGCTTTGACTGTCCTGGAGGAGGTAAGAGCTCAAAGTTCTGTACTAAACGACCCAAAGTAATACCAAGGATCGGCAATGCAAGAATGATTCCAGGGCAACTTCTTCTCCCAACACCAAATGGGAGGTACCGGAAGTCATTGCCATTGGCCTCAACCTTAGATTCCTCTTCCAAGAACCTCTCAGGCCTGAATTCATCGGGGTTTTTCCAGTTAGCAGGGTTGTTGGCAAGCCACCATGCATTCACCAAGATTTTGCTCTCAGCAGGGATATCATACCCACCAAGCTTAGCATCGTGTAGGTTCATGTGGGGTACAAGTAAAGGAATTGCCATCCGAAACCTCAAAGTCTCCTTGATCACAGCCTGAAGGTATGGAAGTTTGTAGGTGTCAGGTTCGGTGATCTGGTGACCAGGTCCAAGAACAGTGTCAAGCTCATGGCGCAGCTTCTTTTGAATTTCAGGGTGGTTCACCAGCTCCGCAATGCCCCACTCGATCGACCATAGTGTCGTCTCAATTGCTGTACAAgacaaaaaattttactcaGAAATATAAAGTAACTAGATCGTTTATTTATGTTATACTGCAATTTGTCCTCTCAACCATGGTTAAGCCAACAGAAGATGGGACAGCACATACACTAATTACTTTTCATGAACCGAGTGGGCTACATTTACTACGTCGGTTTATGTAATTTATACTAGTGTTTTTGCCCTTTTGTGACTGAGACTACTGACAGCAACCCTCCCAAAAACGGATGGTGGATTGGTGGTGCTCGGGTTCCGAATTTTTCAGGCtttcatttctatttttattgtatataGATGGCCACATCAAACCTATCGATAGATGGCTGCGTACCAAACTCTAAACGCTCATCCCTAAGTTGTCACATGACAATGAAAAATTGTGACAAGAAGAAACGGCTACCTACTACGACCGCCTACCACAACTGTAATCAATTGATATATCTAATTAAAGGACGAAGATACCCTTGTAGTATGATGAAGAGAAGAGAACAAATCCCACACCACAAGGACTAATACGTAATGACCAGCTCTAAATACCAAGGAGGTAGATAAGCAAGCATACCGGCAACGTTGATATTCTCGACAATATAGAGAACGTTGTCCTCGTTGATCTCTCCTTTCTGTTGAGCATCCAGAATATGATCTATGGCACATTTCAATCCTTCGTTGTTCATGCTTTTTGTGCTTGCGACTTTCCTGCAACGACAGCAATGAAGTTTATGAGGTCATTTCCCTATCCCAAAAGCCAGAAACAAAGTTTCCCACAAAAGCGAAACATGTTTGCgaaaagaaacaacaaaaacagaaaCATATAAAAAGAGGAAACAAATTAGTCCACACGTACTTTCTCTCTTCCACAAAGTAGTCCTTGAAGAGCTTCAACCTCCTCTCTTTGATCTCCTTGCAGATCTTCAAGTAGCCTCTCAAGAAGGGCCTCAAAATGGGAATAAAATCTCCATAATTGTACTCAAAACTCTGAGCCAGCCGGCTCCTCTCTCCGTTCAAAGCCTTGAGTCTAACGAACAAAGGATCATCCTCGCTCTCGAACCTTCTGTCGAACATGATTCTGTACATGTTGTTGTACATCAGGAGCTGCAACCTCCTCCTCAAAATGATCCCATTCGTGGCTGCCTCGGGATTCTTCTTGACATCCTCCACTACGCGGCCAGCCTCGTCCTCCCATCCGAACCTGTACTGCTGGACAACCTTGTTGGTGAAAAATGGGACCGTCATGATCCGCCTCATCTTCCTCCAGTGCTCACCGTACACAGTGAACACCATATCTTGACCCTTACCAGTGAATATATCAAACACTACGTTACGGGTTCTTGACCCGAATTCCACTCCCTGAGTGTGGAGCACCTCCTTTGCTAGCTCTGGTGAAGACACCACAACCAGATTACGCTGCCCCATTCGAAGTAAAAATATGTCACCGAATTTCTTGGCCAAGCCTGTCAGGTTACGGTGGTTCAAGTCATCCCCCACTTGGAGCCAGTTCCCGAACACCGGAACAGGAAAAGGTCCAGGAGGGAGCTTGAAGCGCTTGCCCCGGAGTTTAGAGATGGTGATGGCTACCACCACCGCGACGAAGAGGCCGAGAAGGGTCTTCTCCAGGAGGAGGAAATCCATCGTGGATGTGGGATTTGCTTGGTGAGTAATCAGAGTTTTCTTTGCTTGAAATATAGGGTGGTGGGTGAAGAGTGGGGAGGGAAGGAGCGAGCTTTATAGACAAGTACAGGGGTTGGGCCTGCGGGGGGTGGGGTTGAATGAATGTGGTAGGCGTTAGGTGGGGCTTTTTGGTCATCTGCAGAGTTTGGGCGAAGTAGTGGGTGCGGTTTTGAACTTTTGACGCCGTTTGATTTGACGGCCACAAGATTCTGATGAAAACTCCAGGCATCTGATCTCAAGAGAGGGAGAGGGGAGTAGGTGAGAGGGTTGGTGAGGGATATTACAGATGTCAAAAGATGGTTTCAATGTGTCAAAAGATCTTGCTAATCACTCGAAAACATTTGCTTTGTCACTGTGTAGATAATGCTTTTATagccaaaaccaaaaaaagacCATTCTGGATTTAGAAACATGTTtggattattatttttattttaaacaaaataaatatctgATCATTGATTAATTATAGTGAATcacaataatttttgtaattgaCTTATTATGATAAATAGTACGTGACATGATAAAACATTATATTAGAATAAATTAGTAAGtcacattaatttttttaaaaaagtataTCACATCAATTTTATGTGTACAATTGATATTATTTGgattaataataacaattaattatcattaattataaaaatttatttaaaaaacataaaatataaataattcaaaaactgTTTAAAGAATTATGCGTCTGTTAAATGAATGGGATCTGAAAACTGACGGTAAAGAAAGCGAACGATGTCGGGCTCCAGCTCCGCTGGAGGAGAGTTGTCTCTTGTCATGTCTGCTACAAATCTATATTTGATTCACGTGGCTCAACTAGTTTCCATGATGGCTTggtatgtatattttttcaagtttCTCGTCCCGTGCACTGCATGCGTTACTATTTCATATATTCAATTCAACCTTGAGAACAttgtgaaaataatttttttcaatttttccattGGCAATGATAGAAATAGTTGCACttaatcattttaattcaGAATGTTGTCCTTTTAGTCATTTACATACATACAACTAGCTAGCCTTTGTATTTTATTTCACACTGAACTCTTTGGATTGAGCTTGTATAAGTATTACTATTTCTCGGATTCCGGACAATGAAATCACATGTCTATATCTCTACGCACACTCGGCCATAATAATTGTTGACAATGAGAGCTAGCAATGACTCTCGGTTCGGCATCAACTAGCTATCCACAATTCTGGATCCATACATTTGTACTGATTTTTGGTACTTAATCTCATAACTCAATTTTTTACAAAAACcatatatttaaatgatttaatagtCAGACACTTATGCACCCACGTATAGATTTGACAATTTCGTAAACAATACTAAcacaaaatgaatttaaacGAGTTTGGTTTTACGTTAATCATGTTTTATGTATTAATCCTGTCGatagaattaaaatataaataaattatatctTAATTAATCATGTCAAACTCGTTTATTTGTTCATATGAGtactaatatttttataatgattaagatttattgaaattaaattttattatattagataaaaattatgatatatataattttttgttataaatttaaataataaaattatattttagttgtacatatttcaatttaatcgtATCAATCGTGTTAATCctgtaaataaattatatatagtacaaattttaattgtgtGAAGAAATTGTGTCGTGTCATGTCATGTcgtatattaattaatcatgttaTGTTTGTATTTACCTATATAATTGTTAATAATTACGATACTGTTAAGACACAAAAACATGAATAGTTAAATATATCAATATTTAAGATTGatcttaaataaatttaaaaactatCCACATGACCCATGCTCATTCCCATTAATAGCGTGGTTGATATTAGACTAGACAATTTgt from Theobroma cacao cultivar B97-61/B2 chromosome 9, Criollo_cocoa_genome_V2, whole genome shotgun sequence harbors:
- the LOC18591096 gene encoding trans-cinnamate 4-monooxygenase, whose protein sequence is MDFLLLEKTLLGLFVAVVVAITISKLRGKRFKLPPGPFPVPVFGNWLQVGDDLNHRNLTGLAKKFGDIFLLRMGQRNLVVVSSPELAKEVLHTQGVEFGSRTRNVVFDIFTGKGQDMVFTVYGEHWRKMRRIMTVPFFTNKVVQQYRFGWEDEAGRVVEDVKKNPEAATNGIILRRRLQLLMYNNMYRIMFDRRFESEDDPLFVRLKALNGERSRLAQSFEYNYGDFIPILRPFLRGYLKICKEIKERRLKLFKDYFVEERKKVASTKSMNNEGLKCAIDHILDAQQKGEINEDNVLYIVENINVAAIETTLWSIEWGIAELVNHPEIQKKLRHELDTVLGPGHQITEPDTYKLPYLQAVIKETLRFRMAIPLLVPHMNLHDAKLGGYDIPAESKILVNAWWLANNPANWKNPDEFRPERFLEEESKVEANGNDFRYLPFGVGRRSCPGIILALPILGITLGRLVQNFELLPPPGQSKLDTTEKGGQFSLHILKHSTIVAKPRKF